agaAACCTTTtcatatacatacttaatataaataattttcgattttgatttttgaaataaaaaaaaactgtccaAGTTCCGACATAAAAATAcgtggtaataaaataaataattcgtAATGTGATTATTGTATGCGTCATCTTTTAAAACGAGTTCAAATACAAGAGCATTAACATACCGGTATAGCTGCAGTCTGCTGTGGCGAAACCCATAAGCGCCGTATTCGAGTAATACTTGTATTAATGCCACCGTCAGTGCCTCTCATAGGATTTTTTTTGAAATGTCTGCATTTTGAGACAAAacataatatgtaatataattattaatttgagTAGATAGGATATACCTACCAACATATTTTAACAAGTGGTATTTTAAAAGCCaccaacagttttttttatgaagataGTTCAACATATCAAGTGATCTTTGTGCCTCTTTTGAGTCTTAATTCATCGTATTTTAAGAAAACTTAATGTTTAGTAAAAATTAAATTCATTATGCATGTTTTGTCCAACTTTTGGCTAAGATAACGTTATGTTTTTCCATTAATTTAGACGTGAAATAGCTATGCAAAATTTTATGGTAAAGTCTATATTGAATTAAGAATTTATATAAGTATAAATTCTATATCTATAATAACCTACATATGATactttttacaataataaaatctccaatattatttttaatcggTTAGAAGTTAATATTTTTTGCTTATTTCATAATTACTGCAGCATATGCACAAATAGTTATGGAAAATGGCCATTGGTTGTCGCAACGACACCGATCGATATTGCCGCCGATGTAGCTCACCCACTTTTCTCCCACTCGTTCAGCGGCAGTAAAAGTACTCCGGCAACCAGTTTCGGTCACTTTTAATTTCTTTAAAGGTATTTGACCCTTAAATTGTAATATGAACTATGTTTAGTTGGTCACTGTGTCAAAATTTAAATGGAGTTAGAAACGAAGGTTTAAAATATCGCGGAACACTTTTGATGAGTTTAATGtagggtaaaccctccagtgaatgaacaccccccagtgaatgaacaaaatcacgtttattgtctaaaataagaaatatagcaatttctaccacttgtcgtatttttttacttatttacaACTCTATTTTCTATGCAATAGCAACCCGCGATATATTTATTTTCGTCCAGTTTGAATGTAACTGGTGTTTGAAGTTTACGTGTTTctggttttgaagttttgtatggaaaaatttgatcccagataagaacagtgtatgtttggagcaacatatgaggtgcttatttaatgtttacctgtacaaagtttAGTTATTTGGTTAGGTTAAGAGTTAAACCTTCAATAAATGTACACTTACTCAGCGTATTATGcgattaagtctttatttttatagttccattactggcttatcaaatgttctgaaaccagtaaatgaacggtgtgttcatttactggtgtcgtctagatatcttttttttttcaaaatgtatatGTAAACGAAATGGTATTGAGCTCGTTTTTTGTGATTctgcatagaaaacgattctgattcattcagccagtattggaacaaaccAAATTTCTATTATCCATTTACTAGATTTTTCATGCCTATATATgaacaatacaaaatttggcTTGTTCATTTATTAAATTTCTACTAACTCTATGCATGAACAATGTCACCACGGACAATACAACATGACAAGTTTATTATTAGAAGCATTATTACTAAGCCTGATcttttttcatcaaaatatgcacgttatttcttgttttaaaGATTTATTCTCTTTTTCTTATTAATATGTAACAGGTTTCTGTGTTATTGGTGAATAaccataattttattacattctaatATCTTTGAATGGAATATGGAGGGAGTAAAAAGATATGAACGCTttcgctatacctactaaaatagagctggaaacagtttttgtgttaaaaatgtttttaatgcTGATTAAAAAGATGTAaataatgttcattcactgggttttgcggtgttcattcactagtttttatgttcattcattgGGTTTTTTGgtagtttttgataaattctgctataactcaaaaactacaaaagtaataaaaatcacagaaataactttcttatttattaaatgaggattcattaaattgcaattaattattccaattattaatgagtgctgagaaatgatttttcaaacttggattattgcttaagtgttcattcaccTCTTACcctattcataaaaataaaagacgATTCTGTAACACATGCGTAATCCGCTCTCTTTTTAAACATCTTTCGGAAGTTTTCTTTCAATAACAAACAAAAGAATACACACCAATAACAAACCAGTCAAATTAAGccttcaatcatttattttcgATAAGCTATACATCGTATAAAGCTTATTATGTAAAGATTACAAAACAGTGCAGACCAGAAGAAAACGAAAGTAAAATAAACGAAAGCGATCCGTCATTGACATTGAGTAACGCGGCGCACGTGCTGCCGGCTCATCTTGAACTTGGCGAAGATGATCAAGTGACATTTAACGTCTGTTTACAAACAGAGATTGTAGTAGTCGGTATGTTTAGTTTGCACGATTGTGAGTTAATTCATTTGCATACTAAACTAATTTAAATGATctaaaaattaacataaaatttggttAATGACTTAATTAACGAAGCTGTAGAATTTATAAATGAATGAAGAGAGTTTATACCTATTCAAACATCTTGACTGTGAAGATTTTCTGTCATCTACCTAGAGTTAAAATTTAGCTGTAATAAGCGGTGAAAACACAGCAAAAAGTTTGTCAAAAAAGAAACCTCAAAGCTGTGAATTAATGCgcattttgattaatttatacgaACACTTAATTAGAAATTTCATATGGATGACTATACATACACATAACAATCATCTTTAGTGTGTGTTTTTGATTTTACTTCTTGATGTCTGGAGCGTTATATTTTGATGTATACATTTAATTGTAATtgcagtaataaaataaaatattagtttaaggttttaattaagtatgtacctaaaaacaaatataaatacataacatACTGATTTGACGTATGGTTGATAGCAACACAATGATTCCCACCCACAATCAATTACCTTCATTATACCGCTCACATTCCACTCTTATGGAAATCATTAAGCCGATCATTTATTATTCAGCATACTAAACTGTAATCGCCAAGCATGCGATGAATTGTCATAATGAGTAAAAGACGGCTCTTGCTCACGCAAGCTATCAATTCACACATTCTTTGCTTCGTTctttgtatttaataatttaattaacgGTGTGGTAAAACCACTTTGCTTTCAGGGAAATCCTAGTTATTCCTTCAGCTACGGAGTCTCCGATGCGAGCACAGGTGACGTCAAATCGGTATGGGAGTCCAAAGAGGGTGACACTGTTAAAGGTGATACATGAAACGGTacgtttaattttaataatcacTTAATTGCAATAGTCATGAGCCTTTTCTTTACAGGTCATTACAGTGTTGTTGAACCTGATGGTTCTATGAGATCCGTCGAGTACTCAGCCGGTCCTGATACCGGATTCACAGCCGTAGTAAAAAATGATGGGGAGCCAGTTGCGAAAAAGGGTCGCAGTTTGTTTGAAGAAAAATCTCAAAGAGATTTTGGGAAGTTTTACGACTTTTCTGAAGATTCAGAAGACGAAAGAGATTCTTACCTGCCAACTGATAGGAAAAGAGCAAAACACCCATTCGAATCACTATTTAAAGATTACTCCCTAAAAAAACGGCCAAAGTATCCAAATGATTTAGAAGCAAGTGACTTTACTCATAGCATTACAATAAAACATCCACTTGATGAAGCGGGAAATGAGCCACATAGTCACCAAGGCATTAATTATGATCCAAATTgcaaaaacaaacataataaagaAACTAGTAATTTGTATGGTAATTTAGTAGAGTTTGATATAAGCAAAAGGTATCCAGTTAATAAACTTTTCCAACCAGCATCGTACGATGAAGACTCGCAGAATTCTCCATCCAACTTTGAGGCAGAGAAACTGACCAGCCCGTTTGGCTTTAATGGATACAAGTTTCCTACGTTATCAGAAGCAGATTTGAGGTTGTTAGCAAATAAATACAAGGGTCGTCCAAGTTATGAAAATGAACATTATCCTGTACCTGATTTACCGATACCTGAAAAGTATTATGCGGATGATATTCCTCTGCGACCGAAGAAGAAAAACAGGCCACCGAAAATCCCAGAATATAGCTATCCTAGCGATGACATAAACGATTACATACTTGTACCAAAAAAGAAGTTTAAGAACCCCCCGAGGATCCCTGATGACTACAGACACGAAGAGGATGATTACGAGCGTCCGCAATACTCCaacgacgatgatgatgatgacgagcGACACCGCCAGCCGAACAAGGGAG
This genomic window from Cydia splendana chromosome 9, ilCydSple1.2, whole genome shotgun sequence contains:
- the LOC134793646 gene encoding uncharacterized protein LOC134793646, translating into MSTMARVLALLALLAHLLVLTRQEETVIVEEEAKEHDTNQGNPSYSFSYGVSDASTGDVKSVWESKEGDTVKGHYSVVEPDGSMRSVEYSAGPDTGFTAVVKNDGEPVAKKGRSLFEEKSQRDFGKFYDFSEDSEDERDSYLPTDRKRAKHPFESLFKDYSLKKRPKYPNDLEASDFTHSITIKHPLDEAGNEPHSHQGINYDPNCKNKHNKETSNLYGNLVEFDISKRYPVNKLFQPASYDEDSQNSPSNFEAEKLTSPFGFNGYKFPTLSEADLRLLANKYKGRPSYENEHYPVPDLPIPEKYYADDIPLRPKKKNRPPKIPEYSYPSDDINDYILVPKKKFKNPPRIPDDYRHEEDDYERPQYSNDDDDDDERHRQPNKGEKKIVRKIIKKRKPVINLLDILDI